AATACTGTtctccccaaaccatgcccacccgGCCCACCCTTGGCATCAAGTGTAAGCTGGGAAAAAGCTGTTTCCAAGAAAATGGTTGAATATGTAATTTAAAAGGTAATGTCTGTCAGCACCCATCAGGTGACAAGTTGTCAGGATATAACTTAAAAAGAAATGATAAAACTATATATAGAAATGTACACCCAGAATTCAACTACAGTTGGCAAGGAAATGTATACTCCTACCAAACACAGGCATGCGAATCACAGGCATACTTAAAATTTACTGTGGTTTATACTTACTTTCAGAATTCTCTTCCATTTTTGAGAGCTCATCTTTTTGCACTGGCACACTAATATCTtgaaagtcttctcttctctcagTGAAACTCTCACACTCTAAACATCGTGTTCGTAACACCAACTGACCCTGGAAGAGTCTCTCCACTAAATTGAAGACAGCTAACTCTGAACCTAAGGTAAAGCACAAACCAGATAAGGTTAAACTCTTTTCCTGAATAGATATTATCAGAGTTCTCTGAATGTCATCTTACTGCAGCTCCTCATACTGCAGCTAACACTACTCCTCCAAATCCCACATCTTTGAGCAGCTGAAACAGCAAGAGGAAATGCTCCAAAGTATAGTTCAAAAACTGTATGCCAAGGCAGGAAGTTCCATCCACAGCTCTTTGGATCTCTTTAGATCCCACTCCATTTGAGgaatgtacaatggtacctcgggttacagactccgctaacccagaaagtgtgcctcgggttaagaactttgcttcaggatgagaatagaaattatgcagcggcagcagcagcagcgggaggccccatgattagctaaagtggtacctcaggttaagaacggacctctggaacgaattaagttcttaaccaaggtaccactgtagttcttatTAGGAACTTCAATTATTAGGCACTACACTGGAGTTGTATTCTTGATATTGAACCTGCTAATGTCATTACAGCCCTATCTTTCAGATGCAACCAGCACAcccctaagcatgtttactcaaataGGAGTATGAGAAGAAAAATCATTATGTAGGAAACAGTTttccgtaaaggtaaaggaacccctgacgattgggtccagtcacgaacgactctggggttgtgtgctcatctcactctataggccgagggagccagcatttgtccgcacagcttctgggtcatatggccagcatgactaagccacttctggagaactagagcagcgcacggaaacgccgtttaccttcccgctggagcggtacctatttatctacttgcactacttggtctttgatgtgcttttgaactgctaggttggcaggagcaggtcccttctgatcagcaagcgctaggctctggtttaaaccacagcaccacccgcaacCCTAGTTTTCCATAGGGTAAGATAAAAGATCTTGCAGCATATAGGCTTAACCATTCCAGGCAGCTTCTTACATCTAAAAAAGAACCACTTTACCAATCTACCCCTACAAAGAAATCCCAGtattttcagtttttgttttaaaaaatactaaaatgATTGACTTAATTTTCATTAAGTTAAATCCAGAAGTATTAGGAATGTTAAAACACTGACCTTCACTGTATTACATTTTGGCTTCTGTTATATTTGCCAACTCGGATCTAGTCAACCCAGCCCTGCAATATGCCACCGTTCTGCTTGCTTGGGGCAAGTATCAACCATCTTTGCTTTGCCCTGAAAGAAAGCTACACTGCTGGAACTAAACATATATCTCAATCTCTTTCCACCCTGTGTCCCACCATGCAGTTAATGCTATGAAAGCACAAAAATGTGGCCAGGTGACCTCAGCAAACTGGGCACACACATAAGTTACTCATAAGGCTAACCTCTCTGGCATcgtttttcaatttctttttcgACAGTGCTTTCAAGAGATGATAGATCAGAATAGTCTTCCGTCCCTTGGCTGCCATTTTCACACTTGCGGAAACTGTCTGTGAATCCAGAGTTTTCTATTTCTTTAACAGGCTCTTTGAACCCCAAGTTTGTTGTCAGCTTCCCCAAACTACAAAACTTGGACAGAATGCTAGGTTGCTTGCTTGAAGATTTTAACCAATTTAATCGAAGCCTGGTTTTTTTATGGGttggttttgtattttcattttcaatgcaaTGCTTAATGGTTGCTTCAGATTGATTTTCTAGTTTTTCCTCCAGGGCTTTTCTCTTTGACCTGGTCCGTCTCTGATTCTCTTCTATTCCATTTTTCTCTTTGGAAACTTTggattttttcttttcattgccaTCCTCTgtatcattttttctttttgcatttccgTTAGCTTTATCTTCACTGTCCTCAATATCTTGGTCAGAGATCAAACTAACTTCTTCCTCAACAATACCAGTACTGCCAATATCCTGATTAGTCGTTTTCTTTAGTTCAGCTGTGGGCTCTTCTAGTGATCTGGGTTTCAGTTGTTCCTTCAACAGCTGACATGTTTCTTGGATGTGCCCCAATATACACTGCAATACTTCTTGGGCATCATGTTGTAAGTATCCCTCATACATGGGGTTcagttccctttaaaaaaaatgcaacacattACCTAATATACAGTCAAAAAAATAGCTTATTGACACAGTTTAGACAGGGACTCATGAGCATAACCAAATTTGGCAGGTGCCCTTCTTGGGAACACATTTTAAGTACAATTGAAGTTACTACACTATGTTTGGGGGATCCAAAATTAAAATGAGGCGGTAGATGTACAGCTTCATGAAGTTGCTCAGTTTTGCAGGCTATTATGTATAGCCGAGATAATGGAGATGTTTTTGTAAAAACTAGTATATTACAgtcaatttattatttttgcctATCAGTCTCTTAAATTTGACTGATTTGAGAGATCACAGAACTGGTTCAAACTCTAATCTGCATTGTTGCTGAGCTACCTCACATTATCAAGTGACTAGAAATGAACACATTTACTGTAAGAAGGTGCTGGAAAACATATTTGTGAATAGGAATAATTCAATAAACTTAAAAGGCTGTCTTCTTGCAGCAAATTACAAGATTCCGTATAATTTGCTTCAGAAATAGTTAGAAACACATCTTTTGTACCTAAGCGTATTTAGTAGTCTTCTTGGCTGAGTTGCAAGTTCATCTGTGTATTTATCGGAATTTAAGAGAAAGCTGGCCTGAAGCTGTTCAATTGAAACCATCAAGGAGTGTAAACTGCAGACCAATTCATAGCTTGCAAGAGAATCTTCTTTAATTCCCTGTAAAGACAGAGAAAATAAGTGTTTGCATTTGGAAGTtaattttgtcttctttttaGCTAGTTATATAATTTTATAGTCCTTTTTCATAATATTGATGTGTTTCATTTTGCACATCAGCTCAAGCTATTATGATTCTGTGATACAAAATTTTAAATGTATAAATGTTATCATCATTAGGTTGCCAAAGACTGAagtcaattaatttttttttaattttcttttactgTCTGAAAGTGACTATAAAACTACCCTAACAAACGTGTCTTCATTGTGCTTCAGTCCCAATTCAATGCCATACCATATAAAAATATACCATATAAGGCATCATCTGTCTATTCTGGAACACATTTAACTAGTTCTAAAACAAGGATGAAGAACAACCAGCATGGTGTCCTACTTTGACCCACAATGTAATTTCCTGTAAACTATGTTCGCCTGCCCCACATCTAACATCACACAAGACACCAGGTATAGACAGCTACTATGGAACAATCAGGATCCTAAAGTGAGTTTCCCAAAACGCCTTTGCAAGCAGGGCTCCGTTAGCATCAATAAGCTGATGGAGGTTTAGTGCTTTTTCAGAGGGGCTCGTTCCATTACATAAAAGTGGTTTGCATCCAAACCACTTAATACTGAATTCCCACCTACCTTCCAGCCTTATAGCAAGTGGTTTCAAGGCAAACTGCTTTGTGCTAATGGGGCAAGCACCTCTAAAGACATATCGAGTCTAAATTACCCTGCTACAGGATaacttattatttgtatcccgcccatctggctgggtttccccagccactctgggcagcttccaacaaaaaaaggaacaaagtgaTTTGTTTATATTGAACCCACAATATACTAACTTTTGTTATGTACAATATGCCCAATAATAGACAATATGTTCTCACCTTATCAGTGTCACCTTTTAAGCTTTCCTTCTTGTTTGTAATTATATTAAATAGTTGTTTCACTCCAGTCTTAAAGCCAGGGCAAAAATAAAGCACCTAAAATAGGAACAAGATATGCAGTACAATGAAGGAACACAGAATTTGTGAAACACATATTTAGCTATATATTTGTGTGATGTAGCGGAATGAGTTTTTCACTTAGATCAGGGAGGCCTGCTTTCAAATCCCTGCTAAGTCATGAAGGACACTGGTTGACCTTGGACCAACCACTAGATGGCCTGATTCACACAAATCATATCCTGGATGATGGGTGTATATAACACCTTTGCAATCGAGCCAAGATAATAAGCTAACTTTAAACCATAGCTTAATATCATCACAAGTCATTAACCATAGGTTTCCAGGTTCATGTATAACAGAAATCTATTTTTATAAACAGAATATTGAACTGCTTAGCCATttgctcagtgggtagagcaaaAGGGCATGGAAGGGGTAATGCCACTCATTAATAAACTAGCTTATTAAGCCATGATTTGATTGTGCAGTTTTACCTAATCTTGCAGAAAAAGCAAGATAATTAATGTAGGATGACCCAATGCATGTGCCACTTTGAGTTTCTTGGAGGgatgggatacaaatttaattttaGAAGTTGACATCAACAGATGTAATTGTAGATAAACAGAAGTGAGTaagtctaaatatatatatatatatgttgcaaAATAAGAAAGGACCAAACTGTCATGATAAATCTTAAACATATGTCTCTATGATGAACGAGAGTCAGGCCTTAATAAATTGCTGAGTATATAAGGTGTTAATAGTAAAAGACAGGTGGTCATAACTATATTTGATTATTCTGAAATCTGATTATCctgttatttttaaagtgttttgcaTTGGTTCTTAAGAactttccccctgccccactgtTTCATTTATGTTGTTTGAGTATTATTTCTAAATGCATTATCCTGGCTTCAAAGTTCTcatattatcttttaaaaaaaaggttacaTCAGTTACAAAGAAAAACCTCAAACAGAAATAAAGCTATGCTACATAGCTTGGGTATCCAAGTGTTCTCAAtcattttgcttccattttggaACTCCAATCTCCTGACAAGGCCTGGTTATCAATAGGCAGGTGAAACTGTTTTGCTCTAGCAGACATTTGGACAAAGGAGGCATAGTGGGTCAAGCTGCTGCAGGTTTTATCAGTACTATGGTTTTACTGTTTTCATCTTTAGTTTTCCTTGTTTTCCCTTTGAGCTAGGTAAAGCAGGTATTTTTAAAGCACTTCCACTGAAAATGTTAAGTTAAAAGACAATGACTTGACTTTTGATGGATTATACTCATAGTACAGCCTCTTCACATACAcctcattttaatattttgcaaaCCATACTAAGAAATCAataccctagagcaggcacccccaaacttcggccctccaacaattcccatgttccccaaccactgatcctgttagctagggatcatgggaattgtaggccaaaacatctggagggccgcagtttggggatgcctgtcttagagccTGTCACATACCTTCAAGGTTTGTGCAATGTATTTGTTACACAATACTTTACATCAGGACATAAGATGGAAAAGGACGATTTTAACAAAAAGCAAATTGCCCAACTTATGAGCATGTGGTGAAACCTGCTCAGTGCCTGCatgggagaccgcctgggaaCCACTAGTATGCTACCATGGGTTCCATGATGAAAGATAGTAtatggaatgaaataaattttaattgtGCAGTGGGTCTCTAATGAGAGAAAAGGTAAAAAATTTGCTCTCTACAGCCTCTTTCCTCTGTTGCTTCCTTCATGCAGCACACGTAAATACCTACCAAGTAAGCTTTTAATTCACACAAAATTACCTTAGACAACACTATTATTTTTAACCTGTTATGAATTTACCTGAAGTATACTGTTAAGATAACACGTGTTACCGAGATTGTTCAAGCCCACGAAAGGTAGCATGTTGTCTCTCTTCTCACAGCAGATAGGCGACGGTGAAAGTGGCTGTGTTGCAGGAACTACCTGGTCACTGTTATACAAAAAAAGATATTTTATTCCAAAATACACATGTgcaagatgtcttctaaatttaGTATTTACTAAAATACTGTTTCTTAATCCCTGCTCTATGTagtaagataaaaggtaaaggacccctggacagttaagttcagttaaaggcaactatggggttgcagggctcatcttgctttcaggctgagggagccggcatttgtccacagacagctttctgagtcatgtggcttGACTaaaacagaacaccgtgacggaaaccagagcgcacagaaacgctgtttaccttcccgctgcagcagtacctatttatctactcacactggtgtgctttcaaagtgctaggttggcaggagctgggacagagcaagggatGTGgctggtgttgtggtctaaaccactgagcctcttgggcttgctgatcagtaggttggctgtttgaatctctgcgacagggtgagctctatGTAGTACCACTACTGAGGTACCACATAAAAACCACACTCCAAAAATAATGAATTAGCCGTCTCCAACTGTACAATAAGATAATTAAAGTACAATAATAAGTACAAAAATGGTATTGATAATTCTTGTGTTTTCCTTAGCAACAGAACAGATTTCTTTCTAGCCAGGAATTCTTCAATTGCTATAGTATTTTTATCCCACACAAGCTTCCGTTTTCACAGGAGTATTAGGCCAACAATATACTGTATGGCCATAATTAGACCAGGATTTAAAGTTTATTCCCAGTGCAGTCTATTGAATTAGTTTTCCATTTTGACACCTtaatctatttaaaaataaaataaaaattctcatATGGAAACAAACTGGTGAAGTGTAAGAAACCTGCAATCAAGAATGAAGGTGTGCAGCACAATCTTGTGTGTAGAAGTTAATCAAAAAGAATATAGTGGTTCTTACTTCCCATTACGTATTCTTAGGACTGTATCCTTTAAAACTTTTCTACCAAATTTAATGTTTTAAACAAACAGTTCACATTTTGTTATTCCACCCAAAGCAGGGTATGTAGGGTACTCTCTATCCAACTCTGCTAAGTCCTTTGACAGAATAAAGTTCAAGGTCTAGTACATTCCTAGATATCTTCCACTGGGCTCAATGGAGTTTTGAACACTTAAATTTGGGTTGTACTGTGCCTGTTCTACCCTCAATTAGCATAGAATGTATGTAATGCCACCTATATACAAAACAAATTGTCACCAAGATAGAATACCAGTAATCAAACTGATTTCAGTCATAATCCATTATGTTAACACCCTACCATTACAGTCTTCTGTTATAAAACATTGAAAGCCAACTGAAGGCTGGGGTATACATAAGCCAATGCAAATATGTGTAGTTACAGTAATTAAGCACAGCCAGTAAGATTTTGCATAACTGATACAGTAAGATACAGAACTTTAAGCATACACTGTAACACAAATATAGAAATGAAGATCCACCAAAATGCCTTTAAAAGTTCTCTGCACGGTGTGTTGAGTTACTGAAAAATAAACTGCTTACATACATTTCAGAACATTCATATTCTGAAGTCTTTTGCTCATTTTCTGCAGATTCTGCAAAATCCAGAGCTctttttgtttcccttttctgAAAGAACTTCAGTGAAAGTCTGCTTTTTTTCGTGGGGGTGCCTCTTGAAAGCCCGCTACTGTCACTGGGCAGCACGCCTGGCATTTTCCCCCCTCACCAGAACGCCGAGGGACGAACGCGACAAAACTGCAACCTGTAGTCATGCCTGTCAAAAGCATATAAAACACCACGTTTGTATGTTTTGTAAGCGGTAGCATGTATTGTGACGACACAGCTTCACAAGAGCAACCGGAGCACACGCCGAAGTGGGTCGGTAAACTGCGCTTTTATTAGCGCGCGATGTAACTCGGACTTCTGTGACCGCTTAATAAAAAGTTCCCTTTGACCTAGACATTAAAAGCCGGCGGCTtctgaacttttttgggggggttgttaaGGAGAAGCGAAACAGTGCAGGAAACTGACGCTACCGGCCAGGGCGGAAATACTATTTACTGGAGAGTTAAGCCCCAAATCGCCCCAGGTACTTAAGAACGTCGGGATGTCGTTACTATTCCGGTACACAACCCCGCGGCATCTCCCCCGCCGCCCCGCCCTAAGATTTGAGGGCAGCTCGGgaaacgagccccccccccggaaaaataCTCTCGGCCCATTACTTTCCAAGCTCGGCACTTGCTGCGACAAGGATGAAAACCGAAAGTCGAGAAAACCTTTCATaggagggaagcaggcaggcacGCTCCCCCTGCACAGACACCATGGGCGAAGCCAAAGGAAAAGGGCAGCTGTCCCCACctcatcaataaaaatacttaa
The genomic region above belongs to Zootoca vivipara chromosome 7, rZooViv1.1, whole genome shotgun sequence and contains:
- the USP1 gene encoding ubiquitin carboxyl-terminal hydrolase 1, with product MPGVLPSDSSGLSRGTPTKKSRLSLKFFQKRETKRALDFAESAENEQKTSEYECSEIDQVVPATQPLSPSPICCEKRDNMLPFVGLNNLGNTCYLNSILQVLYFCPGFKTGVKQLFNIITNKKESLKGDTDKGIKEDSLASYELVCSLHSLMVSIEQLQASFLLNSDKYTDELATQPRRLLNTLRELNPMYEGYLQHDAQEVLQCILGHIQETCQLLKEQLKPRSLEEPTAELKKTTNQDIGSTGIVEEEVSLISDQDIEDSEDKANGNAKRKNDTEDGNEKKKSKVSKEKNGIEENQRRTRSKRKALEEKLENQSEATIKHCIENENTKPTHKKTRLRLNWLKSSSKQPSILSKFCSLGKLTTNLGFKEPVKEIENSGFTDSFRKCENGSQGTEDYSDLSSLESTVEKEIEKRCQRGSELAVFNLVERLFQGQLVLRTRCLECESFTERREDFQDISVPVQKDELSKMEENSEISPDPKTEVKTLKWAISQFASVERIVGEDKYFCENCRHYTEAERSLLFDKMPEVITIHLKCFAARGLEFDCYGGLSKINTPLQTPLKLSLDDWSINPGNEIYGLFAVVMHSGITISSGHYTASVKITNLDSLELDKNNLTSDPFCKIHPEPLNEQEARAVTEDYDDGEVSFRVSGSAQPNKGLNKKNIEAVGLLGGQKSKLNCDLPSNKATHSEMMANIVTETKNAEHSHAKGVVEFERCEQTDPAIGLENKAMHIMQSLKEYEGKWLLFDDSEVKVTEEKDFLNLLSPISSSTSTPYLLFYKKIVE